The following proteins are co-located in the Lentimicrobium sp. L6 genome:
- a CDS encoding PD40 domain-containing protein encodes MKNHFFILILFIAMGCNVEQKDNENEEAEFPKLTGKYMGQKEPELSPEIFAPNIVSTGMSELNACFSPDYTAFFFSVVMPGNNFVIMSMKYDGQQWSAPEVANFSGEYSEADPFITADGKWLYYVSKRPTDSLQIPKTDWDIWRVENINGEWAKPEHLESDINSDKDDIYPSLTKEGTLYFSSGRGGGNNRDIYYARSNGSGFEPSVKLNDTINKYWEGDIYISPNEDYMIFRTYGRPTGNGLYITFNSEGEWSIPQNMGEEINKTGGEFCPMVDPDGKYFFFTSSHIIAKNESDKKLTYQKVMDDFINSYKHPGMGRNDIYWVDAKIIDNYRIN; translated from the coding sequence ATGAAAAACCATTTTTTTATTTTAATACTATTTATTGCAATGGGATGTAATGTTGAGCAAAAGGATAATGAAAACGAAGAAGCTGAATTTCCTAAATTAACGGGTAAATATATGGGGCAAAAAGAGCCGGAGCTTTCTCCTGAAATATTTGCTCCCAATATTGTATCTACCGGAATGTCAGAATTAAATGCTTGTTTTTCCCCAGACTATACAGCGTTTTTCTTCTCTGTCGTTATGCCAGGCAACAATTTTGTGATTATGTCCATGAAATACGATGGTCAGCAATGGTCAGCACCAGAAGTAGCCAATTTTTCGGGTGAATACTCCGAAGCAGACCCTTTTATTACAGCCGATGGGAAATGGTTGTACTATGTATCCAAACGCCCCACCGACAGCTTACAAATCCCCAAAACAGACTGGGATATTTGGCGTGTTGAAAATATCAATGGAGAATGGGCTAAGCCTGAACATTTGGAATCAGATATAAATTCAGATAAGGATGACATTTATCCCAGCTTAACAAAGGAAGGAACTTTATACTTTTCATCGGGAAGAGGAGGCGGAAATAACCGGGATATTTATTACGCCAGGAGTAATGGTAGTGGTTTTGAACCAAGCGTAAAATTAAATGATACGATTAATAAATATTGGGAAGGAGATATTTATATTTCACCAAATGAAGATTATATGATTTTCAGAACCTATGGCAGACCTACCGGTAATGGCTTGTACATCACATTCAATAGCGAGGGCGAATGGAGTATTCCTCAAAATATGGGGGAAGAAATTAATAAGACCGGTGGTGAATTTTGCCCAATGGTTGATCCGGACGGGAAGTATTTTTTCTTTACATCAAGCCATATTATAGCAAAGAATGAATCAGACAAGAAACTGACTTATCAAAAAGTGATGGATGATTTTATCAACTCATACAAACATCCGGGTATGGGTAGAAATGATATTTATTGGGTGGATGCTAAGATCATAGATAATTATCGAATAAATTGA
- a CDS encoding M48 family metallopeptidase gives MLDEGKTIDEIVLFVKNEDVLTTQYDLRETWFNHFGYNLMNEEKKNDALKIFKLNTELYPNEYNTIDSYGDCLLQLGDKENAIKAYKKSLELNPKHENAKKVLSELE, from the coding sequence TTGCTGGATGAAGGGAAAACCATTGATGAAATAGTACTTTTTGTCAAGAATGAGGATGTGCTGACAACTCAGTATGATCTACGTGAAACCTGGTTTAATCACTTTGGATATAATCTGATGAACGAAGAAAAAAAGAATGACGCTTTAAAAATCTTCAAATTAAACACAGAATTATACCCTAACGAATACAATACTATTGACAGTTATGGAGATTGCCTTTTACAGCTAGGTGACAAAGAAAACGCCATTAAAGCCTATAAAAAATCTTTAGAATTAAACCCCAAACATGAAAATGCTAAAAAAGTATTGTCGGAACTGGAATAA
- a CDS encoding ankyrin repeat domain-containing protein, with translation MKKQIFILLAALICSQTIIFSQVDEDFYVGEKLSYESEIFEETRELFVSMPADYDSLNSYPVLYILFPKYSFYRAKAAARYLEGSNGIPGMILIGICEKDGAEVFPFENRRYRGQGFKGDEFLNSIKNEVIPFVENKYLTDSLRILAGFSNSAMFANYIMVKEPDLFTSYIFSSPMIGWGDNFVLRQTTEFFNSIYHFNKTVYVIYGENDYDHVLNPMPAYKKLFSNKAPEGLKWKIDVLEDEGHVPFIDVYNGIAYTFKELGYKPQESIFNACTDGDYETVEKILAENVTWVDSTISGTATLLIIASYYGHDSIVRLLLDNNADINFRVSSNGYNSLQYALFTNKLSTIQLLIDKGIDVNNSDNNQQTALHLALNRRSYKVYDALMAANCDMNAQYSNGNTALHYSIENNLDSISKCLIDAGADLKLLNNNKESALFIAIENNNRDLVDLLQQKGSKLPQDKQKKNELLQFAVKNKFQAIAAELLENGAELSGIDSKGRNLLHLAAIGGNLEWVNKLLDKEFDVNVVDSLNRTALHYSAEQNNIDIAKLLVKNGADIHKLDYTNRTALALANDWGSTKVSKFLMDNGASVFNSDIIELEGAGNEKI, from the coding sequence ATGAAAAAACAAATATTTATTTTATTAGCAGCACTTATATGTAGTCAAACTATAATTTTTTCTCAAGTAGATGAAGATTTTTACGTAGGCGAAAAACTTTCTTACGAATCTGAAATATTTGAAGAAACGAGAGAACTGTTTGTTAGTATGCCGGCAGATTATGACTCATTGAATTCTTACCCCGTTCTATACATATTATTTCCAAAATATAGTTTTTATCGTGCTAAAGCAGCAGCAAGATATTTAGAAGGGAGTAATGGGATACCAGGAATGATCTTAATTGGTATTTGTGAAAAAGATGGGGCTGAAGTTTTTCCTTTTGAAAATAGACGTTATCGAGGGCAAGGGTTTAAAGGAGACGAGTTCTTAAATTCCATTAAGAATGAGGTAATTCCTTTTGTGGAAAATAAATATTTGACCGATTCATTGCGAATTTTGGCAGGATTTTCAAATAGTGCAATGTTTGCTAATTATATCATGGTAAAGGAACCAGATTTGTTTACTTCCTACATATTTAGTAGCCCAATGATTGGTTGGGGAGATAATTTTGTGCTTCGACAAACAACAGAGTTTTTTAATAGTATATATCATTTTAATAAAACCGTTTATGTTATTTATGGAGAAAATGATTACGATCATGTGCTTAATCCAATGCCTGCCTATAAAAAACTATTTTCAAATAAAGCACCTGAGGGTTTAAAATGGAAAATAGATGTTTTAGAAGATGAAGGGCATGTACCATTTATTGATGTGTATAATGGCATAGCTTATACATTTAAAGAATTAGGATACAAGCCACAAGAATCAATATTTAATGCTTGTACAGATGGTGATTATGAAACTGTTGAAAAGATACTTGCAGAAAATGTTACTTGGGTTGATTCAACTATTAGCGGAACGGCTACGCTTTTGATAATAGCATCCTATTATGGGCATGATAGTATAGTAAGGCTGTTATTAGATAACAATGCTGATATAAATTTCCGAGTGTCGAGTAATGGCTATAATTCATTGCAATATGCATTATTTACTAATAAATTATCTACCATTCAATTGTTAATAGATAAGGGTATCGATGTAAATAATTCTGATAATAACCAGCAGACGGCTCTTCACTTGGCTTTGAACAGGAGATCATACAAAGTATATGACGCACTTATGGCTGCAAATTGTGATATGAATGCTCAGTATTCAAATGGAAATACAGCCTTGCATTATTCAATTGAAAACAATTTAGATAGTATTAGCAAATGTTTAATTGATGCAGGTGCTGATTTGAAACTTCTGAATAACAATAAAGAATCAGCGTTATTTATTGCCATTGAAAATAATAATCGTGATTTAGTTGATTTACTACAACAGAAAGGATCAAAATTACCGCAAGACAAACAGAAGAAGAATGAGCTTCTTCAATTTGCCGTTAAAAATAAATTTCAAGCCATTGCAGCAGAGCTTCTTGAAAATGGGGCAGAATTATCGGGTATCGACAGTAAGGGGAGAAATTTATTGCATCTTGCTGCAATAGGAGGAAATCTTGAATGGGTAAATAAACTCCTTGATAAAGAATTTGATGTGAATGTTGTCGATAGTTTGAATAGAACAGCTTTGCACTATTCGGCCGAGCAAAATAATATTGATATAGCCAAATTATTGGTGAAAAATGGAGCAGATATACATAAATTGGATTATACAAATAGAACAGCTTTGGCATTGGCAAATGATTGGGGGAGCACTAAAGTATCTAAATTTTTGATGGATAATGGAGCAAGTGTTTTTAATTCTGATATTATTGAATTAGAAGGAGCAGGTAATGAAAAAATCTGA
- a CDS encoding MBL fold metallo-hydrolase, which yields MKKSEIKVTYIANMGFMVSSASKTVLIDALFDEDFGSYSLPSKQIVEKINQLEKPFNSVDLMLVTHDNGDHFSTNMVAEYLTKNKKAKIICNKSVSSKLKENKNSKVDSSRIVGITPEMYKSVDTKVNGIEIKVLRLRHSEGDGRTENIGFLFDLDGMKVLHVGDATGGVWKGAVVNGIEEYDAVGLKNMQIDVAILNRGSLWGIDAPGIEIIEKYIKPKHIILGHFSIGNKDGEDEVIQTIEKLKDSLPGVTILEESMQNIIIKNN from the coding sequence ATGAAAAAATCTGAGATTAAAGTTACCTATATAGCTAATATGGGATTTATGGTTTCATCTGCATCAAAAACAGTATTAATTGATGCCCTTTTTGACGAAGATTTTGGTTCTTATTCATTGCCATCAAAACAAATTGTAGAAAAGATCAATCAATTAGAGAAACCTTTTAACTCTGTTGATCTTATGCTTGTTACACATGATAATGGAGATCACTTCTCGACTAACATGGTGGCTGAGTATTTAACGAAAAACAAAAAAGCAAAAATAATATGTAATAAAAGCGTTTCGTCGAAATTGAAGGAAAATAAAAATAGTAAAGTTGATAGCTCGCGAATTGTTGGAATTACTCCTGAAATGTATAAGTCTGTTGACACTAAGGTTAATGGTATTGAAATAAAAGTTTTGAGGTTAAGACATAGTGAAGGAGATGGACGAACTGAAAATATTGGATTTTTATTTGATTTGGATGGGATGAAAGTATTGCATGTTGGAGATGCTACGGGAGGAGTTTGGAAAGGAGCTGTTGTTAATGGAATTGAAGAATATGATGCAGTAGGTCTTAAAAATATGCAAATTGATGTGGCCATTTTAAACAGAGGATCCTTATGGGGCATTGATGCTCCCGGGATCGAAATTATTGAGAAATATATAAAACCGAAACACATTATTCTTGGTCACTTTTCAATAGGCAACAAAGATGGTGAAGACGAGGTTATTCAAACTATAGAGAAATTAAAAGATAGTTTGCCAGGTGTCACAATTCTTGAAGAGTCAATGCAAAACATTATTATCAAAAATAATTGA
- a CDS encoding PD40 domain-containing protein: MKNIPLLILVTFIWVSCTQTEENFLESKDAYFGLTPPGLTPEVFAPGIVSDTSWREHCQLAISPNGDEIYWSKFANDVTEQIYFSKFINNKWTKAKLADFIKDDLTLVNGQPTFSPDGNKLFFYSRNRPGGFGYIDAWYVERTETGWSKPINAGKPYNSEKDDRPPIITKLGNAYNMGRDFINNKEEFLKFNYADGKFSDPKTVSIYKDFSSWWPLFISPDESYIIFPSNHESGFGGLDLYISFKDKNDNWGHPINMGAEINSNLTERFPVVSPDGKYLFFMRHTKTWDIFWVSAKIIDRIRK, translated from the coding sequence ATGAAAAATATTCCATTACTAATACTAGTAACCTTTATATGGGTTAGTTGTACTCAAACAGAAGAAAACTTTCTTGAATCAAAAGATGCCTATTTTGGACTTACCCCTCCTGGCTTAACTCCTGAAGTCTTTGCCCCTGGTATCGTTTCCGATACTAGTTGGCGTGAGCATTGTCAGTTGGCAATTTCGCCTAATGGTGATGAAATTTACTGGTCGAAATTTGCAAATGATGTTACTGAGCAGATCTATTTCTCTAAATTTATAAATAATAAATGGACAAAAGCGAAACTAGCAGATTTTATAAAGGACGATTTAACGCTTGTGAATGGCCAGCCTACTTTCTCTCCCGACGGAAACAAATTGTTCTTCTATTCCAGAAATCGCCCTGGCGGTTTTGGCTATATAGATGCCTGGTATGTTGAAAGAACGGAAACTGGATGGAGCAAACCCATCAATGCAGGAAAACCATATAATTCAGAAAAAGATGACCGTCCACCAATAATTACTAAATTGGGTAATGCATATAATATGGGAAGGGATTTCATTAATAATAAAGAAGAATTTCTCAAATTCAATTATGCTGACGGTAAATTTTCTGATCCAAAAACAGTGAGTATTTATAAGGATTTTTCATCTTGGTGGCCATTGTTTATTTCACCGGATGAAAGCTATATTATTTTTCCTTCAAATCATGAAAGTGGTTTTGGTGGTCTTGATTTGTATATCAGTTTTAAAGACAAAAATGATAATTGGGGACATCCAATAAATATGGGAGCTGAGATTAACTCTAATCTAACTGAACGTTTTCCTGTCGTATCTCCTGATGGAAAGTATCTGTTTTTTATGCGGCATACAAAAACCTGGGATATTTTTTGGGTGAGTGCAAAAATAATTGATCGAATAAGAAAATAA
- a CDS encoding FG-GAP-like repeat-containing protein produces MNKKHDILTAKFFKVITIGLVIIALQVNIVKAQVSLITNGQNIQTTNSWDIKLVDINGDGHLDAYLGGKTWLNNGNGKISETDLSFGSGIFASFGDLNGDGFIDVVSQDSIYLNDGDNHYEFKIKLSSDILMYSSVLVDVDKDGDMDIISCSQTTDRILINDGKGNFTNTGKSLGGWGQASYTFGDINSDGFTDIYVAIPHTPPPAMKHSANKIWLGSAEKKFTERSHDISGAVSRNALLCDFDNDGYMDLFLASNSEAGNMIFFNDGKGNFTDSGQKLGDNSGSAKTADFDSDGDSDLFICHGKVPFGDGAPNKVWHNDGKGHFRDSKLSLGNSNSAAVALGDMNKDGKIDAVIVNVKLDPKNSYASVPCPVEIWFNNAFESNNLNESKDAYFGLTPPGLIPEVFAPRIVSIDTTIEHGSPTFSPDGKQLFWQSNLRHTGKETEVFLKTMRCIEGQWTESEMSPFGGMPAFSPDGQQIYFIALDTENDKGLYMSTKQNEKWSEPKSLNLLARFPELKYLYGPSVTNKGTLYFFAHAEGLETLNNFGIYRSELNDGVYEKPQLLPSSINMAGGTFNWTPFITPDESYILFSSNRLSPDKDFGDIYICFRSNNGNWTEAINLGKNINSDRQERFPYVSPDGKYLFFTRWIARGNEDIMWVSSRIIDDLKNEVIK; encoded by the coding sequence ATGAATAAAAAACATGACATATTAACCGCAAAATTTTTCAAAGTAATAACTATTGGTCTTGTGATAATTGCATTGCAAGTTAATATTGTCAAGGCTCAGGTATCATTAATAACAAATGGGCAAAACATACAAACTACTAATTCCTGGGATATCAAACTGGTAGATATTAACGGGGATGGCCATTTGGATGCATATTTGGGTGGCAAAACATGGCTAAACAATGGGAATGGAAAAATTTCTGAAACAGATCTCAGCTTTGGCTCTGGTATTTTTGCAAGTTTTGGAGACCTCAACGGTGATGGATTTATAGATGTTGTCAGCCAGGATAGCATTTATCTTAATGATGGGGACAATCATTACGAATTCAAAATCAAGCTTTCCTCCGATATTTTAATGTACTCGTCTGTACTAGTAGATGTGGATAAGGATGGAGATATGGACATTATCAGTTGTTCTCAAACTACCGACAGAATTCTAATTAACGATGGCAAAGGCAATTTTACGAATACAGGGAAAAGCCTTGGAGGTTGGGGACAGGCAAGCTATACTTTCGGCGATATCAATAGTGATGGTTTTACCGATATCTATGTGGCTATTCCTCACACCCCTCCTCCTGCAATGAAGCATTCTGCAAACAAAATTTGGTTGGGTAGTGCCGAAAAGAAGTTTACTGAAAGGAGCCATGATATTTCTGGTGCAGTAAGTCGAAATGCACTTCTATGTGATTTTGATAATGATGGCTACATGGATTTATTTCTTGCCAGTAATAGTGAAGCCGGAAATATGATATTTTTTAATGATGGAAAAGGAAACTTTACAGATAGCGGACAAAAACTTGGTGATAATTCCGGTTCTGCAAAAACCGCTGATTTTGACAGCGATGGTGATTCTGATTTATTTATCTGCCATGGCAAAGTTCCTTTTGGCGATGGAGCCCCCAACAAAGTTTGGCACAATGACGGTAAAGGACACTTTAGAGATAGTAAGCTTAGTTTGGGAAATTCAAATAGTGCAGCAGTAGCGCTGGGTGATATGAATAAAGATGGTAAAATAGATGCTGTTATTGTAAATGTAAAATTAGACCCTAAGAATAGCTATGCCTCTGTTCCTTGTCCTGTGGAAATATGGTTTAACAATGCTTTCGAAAGTAATAATTTAAATGAATCAAAAGATGCATATTTCGGTTTAACACCTCCGGGATTAATCCCAGAAGTCTTTGCTCCCAGAATAGTTTCAATAGATACCACAATTGAACATGGATCGCCAACATTTTCTCCCGATGGAAAACAACTTTTCTGGCAATCTAACCTACGCCATACAGGCAAGGAAACAGAAGTTTTCCTAAAAACCATGCGTTGTATTGAGGGTCAATGGACAGAATCTGAAATGTCACCTTTTGGAGGCATGCCTGCATTTTCCCCCGATGGTCAGCAAATCTACTTTATCGCCTTGGATACCGAAAATGATAAAGGACTATATATGTCCACTAAACAAAATGAGAAATGGAGTGAGCCAAAAAGCCTGAACTTGCTTGCACGATTCCCTGAGCTTAAGTATTTATATGGCCCCTCTGTTACAAACAAAGGAACACTTTATTTCTTTGCACATGCTGAAGGTCTCGAAACCTTGAATAATTTTGGCATTTATCGCTCAGAATTAAATGATGGTGTTTATGAAAAACCCCAATTACTCCCTTCATCCATTAATATGGCCGGCGGAACATTTAATTGGACGCCCTTTATCACCCCCGACGAAAGCTACATTCTATTCTCATCCAACCGCTTAAGCCCAGATAAAGATTTTGGCGATATTTATATCTGTTTCCGGAGTAATAACGGTAATTGGACAGAGGCTATTAATTTAGGAAAGAACATTAATTCTGATCGACAAGAGCGTTTTCCTTATGTATCTCCAGACGGTAAATATCTTTTTTTTACTCGCTGGATTGCCAGAGGTAACGAAGATATTATGTGGGTGAGTTCAAGAATTATTGACGATCTAAAAAATGAAGTTATAAAATAA
- a CDS encoding CPBP family intramembrane glutamic endopeptidase, whose amino-acid sequence MDIRNYIGITSLTEERKKPLIYAFIFFILYICASIFGSEIQKILNLDMKMGWVQQIVSAIIILLFAFFFKAPRQLLALVKPKDKNWLKYTVFIGVIFSIWNLITSVLSDDPSVKLGLEYYLFELTMPSFSEEICLRGAVFGFVLYYVKQSGLSNFKIWIIVIIQVLPFAIAHLLHVESFGEGLRIFLFTFSAGLGLSWLRIKTGSIFPSMIAHSIINVLDNILGYLL is encoded by the coding sequence ATGGACATTAGAAATTACATTGGCATTACATCATTAACTGAAGAAAGAAAGAAACCTTTGATTTACGCATTTATATTCTTCATTCTTTACATATGTGCTTCTATTTTTGGCTCAGAAATACAGAAAATATTGAACTTGGATATGAAGATGGGATGGGTGCAGCAAATTGTAAGTGCCATAATAATACTTCTTTTCGCGTTCTTTTTTAAAGCACCAAGGCAACTATTGGCACTGGTAAAACCAAAAGATAAAAATTGGTTGAAATACACGGTTTTTATTGGCGTGATATTTTCCATATGGAATCTTATTACTTCAGTGTTATCAGATGATCCAAGTGTAAAATTAGGCCTTGAATATTACCTGTTTGAGTTGACAATGCCAAGCTTTTCAGAAGAAATTTGTTTGAGAGGAGCAGTTTTTGGTTTTGTATTGTACTATGTTAAGCAATCAGGTTTATCAAACTTTAAAATCTGGATAATTGTGATCATACAAGTATTACCTTTTGCAATTGCTCATCTATTGCATGTGGAAAGTTTCGGTGAAGGATTAAGAATATTTCTTTTCACATTTTCTGCTGGACTTGGATTAAGTTGGCTAAGAATAAAGACAGGTTCTATATTCCCTTCTATGATTGCACACAGTATAATAAATGTTTTAGATAACATATTGGGGTATTTATTGTGA
- a CDS encoding alpha/beta hydrolase-fold protein, with product MKKIVLVLFVILQTSVFCQDIDKQFVFTDTIQSRFLNESKLIHIYLPPDYYSSNDSYPLQIVLGYYSRTRMYYSISEYLSRPYHMIELNQLHTIPESIVVGIGNPNSKNMNEYDKFIIQEVIPLINKKYRKCHFKTIIGHSIGGELVLHSMLDENSPFQAFYSSAPVNSDYFIEVLSIEEKMSFLKESKKRLFLAASKQDYFYEWNLKLIDAFNEIGSGTFLFKPILKTSDNHHTIFPVTITDALFFIFKDWKFTIPEKDSSNMTELFLEHYKLLSEKIGIDISPPEFDFYLLAYVLNERNQLEEKIKLLETCKKLYPNAQSADAYLARTYYSVGDLKKARKHNEQSLSLNPDNEFALETKKLIENEE from the coding sequence ATGAAAAAGATAGTACTCGTGTTATTTGTAATATTACAGACAAGTGTGTTTTGTCAAGACATTGATAAACAGTTTGTTTTTACCGATACTATTCAGTCAAGATTCTTAAATGAAAGTAAGCTGATCCATATTTACTTGCCTCCTGATTATTACAGTTCAAATGATTCTTATCCTTTACAAATAGTATTAGGCTATTATTCGAGAACTCGCATGTATTATTCTATCTCGGAATATTTAAGCAGACCCTATCATATGATAGAATTGAATCAATTGCACACAATCCCTGAGTCAATTGTTGTTGGTATTGGCAACCCGAATTCAAAGAATATGAATGAGTATGATAAGTTTATAATTCAGGAAGTAATTCCTTTAATTAACAAAAAGTATAGAAAGTGTCATTTCAAAACAATCATTGGACATTCTATTGGTGGAGAATTGGTTTTACATTCTATGTTAGATGAGAATAGTCCTTTTCAAGCTTTTTATAGCTCAGCACCTGTAAACTCAGATTATTTTATTGAAGTGTTGAGCATTGAAGAAAAAATGTCATTTCTCAAAGAATCTAAAAAACGTTTATTCTTAGCTGCCAGTAAGCAAGACTATTTTTACGAATGGAATTTAAAACTTATTGATGCATTTAATGAAATAGGTAGTGGGACCTTTTTATTCAAACCAATTTTAAAAACTTCCGATAATCATCATACTATTTTTCCTGTCACCATAACAGATGCATTGTTCTTTATTTTTAAAGATTGGAAATTTACTATTCCTGAAAAAGACTCTTCTAATATGACAGAGTTATTCCTAGAGCATTATAAACTTTTATCAGAGAAGATAGGTATAGACATAAGCCCACCAGAGTTTGATTTTTATTTATTAGCATACGTTCTTAATGAGAGAAATCAACTTGAAGAAAAAATAAAGTTATTGGAAACATGTAAAAAACTTTACCCAAACGCGCAAAGTGCTGATGCCTATTTAGCAAGGACCTATTATTCGGTGGGTGATTTGAAGAAAGCAAGGAAACATAATGAGCAATCATTATCTTTAAATCCAGATAATGAGTTTGCCTTAGAAACTAAAAAATTGATTGAGAATGAAGAATAA